The genome window TGCGAGACTAACGACTCAATCCCCAATGCGAGATCAACCGGTTCGAAGCCGGCGATCACAGAGGGAATAGCATATTTATCTGCAAGAATATTGTAAGGTTGCTCTCCGATAATCACACTGACATGTCCGGGGCAGATAAAACCATCTAAATTCAAATCAAGATTTTCTAAGAGAAATTTTAAGGTGTTTGGTAAAGTTTTGACAAGTGAGAGAATGCTGATATTATTAATTCCCTTTTCCTTCGTATCCAGCACCAAACTGGCAATAACCGGAATAGTGGTTTCAAAACCAACTGCGATAAAAACAATTTCTTTAGTTGTGCTTTTTGCCAGTTCAATACAATCGAGTGGATTGTAAAGCACGTGAACTCGGGCTCCTTTTGCCACCTCCTTCTCCAAACTCGATTCTGTACCGGGAACTTTTACCAGATCACCGAATGTGGCAATTTCAACATCCTTCTGTGCCAGATTTATCACTTTGTCAATATCATTTTGTGAAGTAACACAAACCGGACAGCCCGGACCACTAAGAAAATTAATACGATTTTCAAAATATTGTCTAAATCCATGTTTCAGGATCGAAACAGTATGAGTTCCGCAAATTTCCATAATATTCAGGCAAGATTTGTTACTCTTAGACAGTTTTTTATTTACACTTTTTTTGTAATTGAGCAACATATCTAATTCAAAATCAATTGATTTCAATAACGGAATAAGATTCGGATTATTTTTAAATTGGTTTTTCATACTAGAATATTTTCATTTTCGAAAGACGAAACGGAAAAAACTTACGCTCCTTTTTGAATCTGAAATTTATTTTTTTCAAGATAATTCCCAAGAAAAATGGAGGTAATGATGATTAGCGGCAAAGAAACGCACAATCTTATCAGAGTAAATTTTATGCCCAAAAAAGAAGCTTCGAACATTGTCATCGGGATTCGGCAAGTTGCAGAAGCACCGATGTATGTAAAGATGACGGATAATTTTGCACCTTTATTGTGCAAAGAATACGCAATCGGGAAGGCAATAAAAATTCCACCGACCGTAGTGCTTGCGAGAATTATTCCCCAAAAATATCCTCTGAATCCACTATTTTTACCGAAATGTTTTTCTACCGTCTCTCTTTTTACCCAGACTTCAAAAAGACCAATCAGAATGAAAACTCCGGGGAACAGAGGAATTATGCCTTTGAAAAAGTTTAAAGAGTTTTCCCCGATTTTGATTCCGGCATAGAAATTCAATCGCATAGAAATCAGCAGAAATCCAAAATAGATTATGATGAGAGCGATCCCAAAAATCAATTTTCTCTTCTTCAAAACAATTCCCCAAAACAAATTCCAGTAATCAAAGCAACAGCTATTGCAATTAGAAATGCTAATGAATTGCGGATGATAGTAACTTTAGTGCCGAAATATTTTTGCTCAAGGGGAAAGGTGAGTATGCCGACCATCATCATCGTGGTGGTAAACGAGGAAAGAATCATGTAAGGGACACCTTGTGAAAGTAAAATTCCGGCGAGAGGAAAGGCAACGAAGCCGGGCATCAATGTAATAGACCCGAGCATACTGGCGATTATCAGACCAAAATACTTATTTTCTGATCCCAACAAATCTCGTATCATTGTGTCCGGAATAATGTACAAAATTATTGAAACAAGAATAACCATCACCATCAGAGATGGAATGATGGCTAACAATTTTTTGCCTGCAATTTTTAAAGCCTTGAGTGTTTTTTGTAAATTTACTGCCAATGAAAGCAGTAGCACCAAACTGCAAATAAGATAAAAATACAGAAGCATATAGATTTTGCGAAAAATTTTATCCGGTTTGTAAAATACCTATCTTCGCTTAAACTCAGGAGTTGCTTCTGATAATTTTTCCAGAAGTCGCAATGTTTCGTGAGCCTCTTCCTGATTTACCTTTTGGATGGCGAATCCGGCATGCACGAGCACAAAATCATCCTCTTTCAAATTCTGCAAAATCCTTACGTCAATTTCCTTTACCACGCCGTAAACATCGGCTTTTGCTTTATTTCCTTTTATGGATACAACTCTATATGGAACTGCTAAACACATTATAACCTCAAAATTAATTAATTATTTATCTTTTTTTTGATTTGGGATTTTACTGTCAAGAAAGTTTTGATTTTCTGCTGGCGGACCGAACCATAATCAATCATATTTTGTGCATTTTCGTAAAAAATTGAAAGTGATTTTAACTTTTTAGAAAGAGGAAAATATAAAAATCAGAAAAATTGATAAAAAACTTGGACATTATTGGTGAGGAACTGAAAGTACTTGCAATAAAATCTAACAATTGCTTGACAAATATTATTACAATCCTAAATTGTGAATCGGAGAAAAAATGAAAAATTTTTATAAAAGTTTAGGAAAAAGGATAAAAAAATTAAGAAATGCAGCAGGACTTTCCCAAGAAAAGTTCTCACAAATGTTAGAAATGAAAAGAGTTTCAATTTCTCAAACAGAAAATGGTGCAAGAAAGTTAACTGCTGAAGAAACTGCAAAAATTGCCAAGCTGTTTAATATTTCAACCGATGCACTTCTTAGCTTGGAAGAAGATATAAAAGTCGTTCTGGAGAAAGGGAAGAAAATTACTCCAAAGAAAAAAAGAGAAATACGAATAAGTGTACCCCAAAAAAATGTAGAAAAATTTAAGGAAGTCTTACTTTACATCTTAAACAAAGTTGGCTCAAAACCAAATATTGGAGAAACTGTCCTGTACAAACTCCTTTATTTTATTGATTTTAATTTCTATGAAAAATATGAGGAGCAATTAATTGGTGCAACTTATATCAAAAATCGATATGGACCCACACCAATAGAATTTGCAAAAATTGTAAAAGAGATGGAAGGAAAGGACCTGGTGAAAATTAAGGATAAATATTTTCAATATCCCCAAACCAAATATCTTCCTTTAAGAAAGCCCGATTTGCCTAAATTCAAAGCAAATGAAACTGCAGAAATAGATGATGTATTAGAAAGGCTTTCCGATATGAATGCAGCTCAAATAAGCGAATATTCCCATCATGATGTTCCCTGGTTAACAACCGAAGAAAAGCAAAAAATTGATTATGAAGCAGTTTTCTACCGCACCCCTCCTTATTCCGTGAGGTTTTATTCTGAAAAAAATATTTAATAATATCAAACAACTTCCGGAGTTTGAGAAAGATTTTAAGAAACTTAATAAAAGATTCCGAACCCTTAAAGATGATTTGAAAATATTTATTGAAAAACAGTTAAACATATCCCACAAACTAAAAATTGATAATAAAGGAGTTTTTCAAATATGTAATCTTGGGATTGATTATCCCCAAATTTACAAAGCAAGAAAATTTGCATGTAGATCATTAAAAGGAACCGGTTCCAGAAGTGGCATAAGAATAATTTATGCCTATTATGAAAAAGAGGACAAAATAGAATTCATTGAGATTTATTACAAAGGTGATAAAGATAATGAGGATAGGGAGAGGATAATAAAATGCTATAAATAGAAAAGAACAAAATGATATGAAAAAAAATCGGATTCACTAAAGGTGAATATTGGGAAGAGAAAAAATAATTTTAAAATGAAAATCAATTAAGAATGGAAAAAATGCTTATCAAAAAATCTGTGAAAAATAAAATTGATAAATAGCAAAATAAGGATAATATATGATTATAAAATGTGCTATTGGGGATATTTTATGATTGACAAAGTGAAATTTTGGGATAATTTATCAATATGAAACACAGAACATTATTCAATAAATTATGGAAACACCTTCCCAAAAAGCAGATAACTTTACTTGTCGGTGCTCGCCAAACAGGTAAGACAACTTTGATGCAACAGATGCACTCCAAATTAGAAAAGGAAGAAAAACGCACATTTTTTATTTCACTTGAAAATCCTGAAATATTGAAATTATTAGATGAGCATCCACGAAATTTATTTCAAATAATCCCACCATTTAATAATAAAAGAAAAGTTGTTCTGTTTTTGGATGAAATACAATATTTGCGCAATCCAACTAATTTTCTTAAATACCATTATGATT of Candidatus Cloacimonadota bacterium contains these proteins:
- a CDS encoding permease — protein: MLLYFYLICSLVLLLSLAVNLQKTLKALKIAGKKLLAIIPSLMVMVILVSIILYIIPDTMIRDLLGSENKYFGLIIASMLGSITLMPGFVAFPLAGILLSQGVPYMILSSFTTTMMMVGILTFPLEQKYFGTKVTIIRNSLAFLIAIAVALITGICFGELF
- a CDS encoding HypC/HybG/HupF family hydrogenase formation chaperone; translation: MCLAVPYRVVSIKGNKAKADVYGVVKEIDVRILQNLKEDDFVLVHAGFAIQKVNQEEAHETLRLLEKLSEATPEFKRR
- a CDS encoding DUF4065 domain-containing protein → MKNFYKSLGKRIKKLRNAAGLSQEKFSQMLEMKRVSISQTENGARKLTAEETAKIAKLFNISTDALLSLEEDIKVVLEKGKKITPKKKREIRISVPQKNVEKFKEVLLYILNKVGSKPNIGETVLYKLLYFIDFNFYEKYEEQLIGATYIKNRYGPTPIEFAKIVKEMEGKDLVKIKDKYFQYPQTKYLPLRKPDLPKFKANETAEIDDVLERLSDMNAAQISEYSHHDVPWLTTEEKQKIDYEAVFYRTPPYSVRFYSEKNI
- the hypD gene encoding hydrogenase formation protein HypD; this encodes MKNQFKNNPNLIPLLKSIDFELDMLLNYKKSVNKKLSKSNKSCLNIMEICGTHTVSILKHGFRQYFENRINFLSGPGCPVCVTSQNDIDKVINLAQKDVEIATFGDLVKVPGTESSLEKEVAKGARVHVLYNPLDCIELAKSTTKEIVFIAVGFETTIPVIASLVLDTKEKGINNISILSLVKTLPNTLKFLLENLDLNLDGFICPGHVSVIIGEQPYNILADKYAIPSVIAGFEPVDLALGIESLVSQIRSGKAIVDNRYTRMVNKEGSPASLELIDSVFSQADVSWRGFGEIPNSGLKLKKMFENFDVEKKFDLTVKNSKKPKDCICGEIITGNKNPRDCKLFGEVCTPDNPIGPCMVSFEGACSA
- a CDS encoding permease; this translates as MKKRKLIFGIALIIIYFGFLLISMRLNFYAGIKIGENSLNFFKGIIPLFPGVFILIGLFEVWVKRETVEKHFGKNSGFRGYFWGIILASTTVGGIFIAFPIAYSLHNKGAKLSVIFTYIGASATCRIPMTMFEASFLGIKFTLIRLCVSLPLIIITSIFLGNYLEKNKFQIQKGA